Proteins found in one Labrenzia sp. VG12 genomic segment:
- a CDS encoding FGGY-family carbohydrate kinase codes for MADETTYLLGLDAGNTVIKAVLFDLAGRQIAMAALDGQSLSPRPGHVERGLVELWQNAQHVIRACLEKAAIDPTQIAAVGCAGHGNGLYLLDKAGDPLLGIQSLDTRAADHAETLAQRHGEQLHALSLQKPWPSQTPSLLSWIRSNRPELYDAAGTVMLCKDFITYQLTGERVSDISDMSGCGFLRMPDCRYDPDILDLFGLQDAAALLPRLVAPAEIAGTVTAPAAAATGLAEGTPVGGGYFDVVASALGSGVVRPGEASIIAGTWSINQVFSREPLNDPAIFMAAGFAPGRFVNIEASATSAANLEWYVRELVERGRHHDDPFGYCNDVIGEVAPAIDDPFFHPFLYGSGQAADFRAGFYGLAGWHGEGHLLRALFEGVLFEHRRHIETLTASGVPFNEAVLSGGGSRSPIWPQMFADCLGVPIRVAEAQETGALGAAIGAGIGGGLFADYEDAVAAMTRTKCHHQPDPAMKPHYDSRYTIYLKLVEAMRPVWSELAALCNPRDL; via the coding sequence GTGGCTGACGAGACGACATATCTGCTGGGTCTGGACGCGGGCAACACGGTGATCAAGGCGGTGCTGTTCGACCTGGCCGGGCGCCAGATTGCGATGGCGGCGCTGGACGGCCAGTCGCTGTCACCCCGGCCCGGGCATGTGGAGCGGGGGCTTGTCGAACTCTGGCAGAATGCTCAGCACGTGATCCGGGCCTGCCTTGAAAAGGCGGCGATTGATCCCACGCAAATTGCAGCCGTCGGCTGCGCCGGGCACGGCAACGGGCTTTACCTGCTCGACAAGGCAGGCGACCCGCTTCTCGGCATTCAGTCGCTCGATACACGTGCCGCCGACCATGCGGAGACGTTGGCCCAACGCCATGGCGAGCAGCTGCATGCGCTCAGCCTGCAGAAACCCTGGCCATCGCAGACACCTTCTCTCCTCAGCTGGATCAGGTCCAACCGGCCTGAGCTTTATGATGCAGCCGGGACAGTGATGCTGTGCAAGGATTTCATCACCTATCAGCTCACCGGTGAACGCGTCAGTGATATTTCCGACATGTCGGGCTGCGGCTTTCTCCGCATGCCGGACTGCCGCTATGACCCGGATATTCTGGACCTGTTTGGTCTGCAGGATGCCGCGGCGCTTTTGCCCCGGTTGGTGGCGCCGGCAGAGATTGCCGGCACCGTCACCGCGCCGGCGGCAGCCGCAACAGGACTTGCCGAGGGCACGCCTGTTGGCGGAGGTTATTTCGACGTCGTCGCCAGCGCGCTCGGGTCTGGCGTGGTGCGTCCGGGCGAGGCCTCGATTATTGCCGGCACCTGGAGCATCAATCAGGTGTTTTCAAGGGAACCGCTCAATGATCCCGCCATCTTCATGGCGGCGGGCTTCGCGCCCGGCCGGTTCGTCAATATCGAAGCCAGCGCCACCTCCGCGGCCAATCTGGAATGGTATGTGCGTGAACTGGTCGAGCGTGGAAGGCATCACGACGATCCCTTTGGCTACTGTAATGATGTGATCGGCGAGGTCGCGCCGGCCATCGATGATCCGTTCTTCCATCCGTTTCTCTATGGCTCTGGGCAGGCAGCTGATTTTCGCGCGGGCTTTTACGGTCTGGCCGGCTGGCATGGCGAAGGCCATCTCTTGAGGGCCTTGTTTGAAGGTGTCCTGTTTGAACATCGCCGGCATATCGAAACGCTGACCGCGTCCGGCGTTCCATTCAACGAGGCTGTTCTATCGGGGGGCGGCTCGCGCAGTCCGATCTGGCCGCAGATGTTTGCAGATTGCCTCGGGGTTCCGATCCGTGTTGCCGAGGCGCAGGAGACCGGGGCGCTGGGGGCTGCAATCGGAGCCGGTATCGGCGGTGGTCTCTTTGCAGATTACGAAGACGCGGTAGCGGCCATGACGCGGACAAAGTGTCATCACCAGCCTGACCCGGCCATGAAACCCCACTATGACAGCCGCTACACCATCTATCTGAAGCTGGTTGAAGCCATGCGGCCGGTCTGGTCCGAGTTGGCGGCACTGTGCAATCCGAGAGACCTGTGA
- a CDS encoding sugar-binding transcriptional regulator yields the protein MADKKTDIELMRQMHTVLVLHFLEGKKQSEIAELLNLSTSKVNRLITQGRKLGMVKIDVENPFQRLSDLENLLEEATPLAKALVTSAVEGSPATTLRQVGLAAANHLVETLRDGDVIAITGGKAVGAVVQNIETDRKFDVTVVPFTGGVQGKYHTDVNHQAMLLADKLGGRAMQLHAPLFAESREQRDMLMEVASIREALDLARRATVALVGIGSIATPGSSYYDLHPMPDADRKMLIGSGVSAEFLAYLIRNDGSVADYALNSRLVALHPSELQQCSRVIGVVSGEEKVWPIRSVLNGNYLNSLILDEDTASEVLATMEGKQDVA from the coding sequence ATGGCTGACAAGAAAACCGATATCGAGCTGATGCGCCAGATGCACACGGTGCTGGTGCTGCATTTCCTGGAGGGCAAGAAACAGTCGGAGATTGCGGAACTGCTCAACCTGTCGACCTCCAAGGTCAACCGCCTGATCACCCAGGGGCGCAAGCTCGGCATGGTCAAGATCGATGTCGAGAACCCGTTCCAGCGTCTGAGCGACCTTGAAAACCTTCTGGAAGAGGCGACACCGCTCGCAAAGGCACTGGTGACCTCCGCCGTCGAGGGCAGTCCGGCAACCACACTCCGGCAGGTCGGGCTTGCGGCGGCCAACCACCTGGTCGAGACCTTGCGCGACGGAGACGTCATCGCAATCACCGGTGGCAAGGCGGTCGGTGCGGTGGTGCAGAACATCGAGACGGACCGCAAGTTCGATGTCACCGTCGTGCCCTTTACCGGGGGCGTCCAGGGCAAGTATCACACCGACGTCAACCATCAGGCCATGCTCCTGGCCGACAAGCTCGGCGGCCGGGCCATGCAGTTGCACGCACCGCTTTTTGCCGAAAGCCGGGAACAGCGCGACATGCTGATGGAAGTCGCCTCCATCCGGGAAGCGCTTGATCTGGCGCGCCGGGCAACGGTGGCCCTGGTCGGTATCGGGTCCATCGCAACGCCGGGCTCGAGCTACTACGACCTGCATCCGATGCCCGACGCTGATCGCAAGATGCTTATCGGCAGCGGTGTCAGCGCCGAGTTTCTGGCCTATCTGATCAGGAATGACGGTAGTGTTGCGGACTACGCGCTGAACTCCCGTCTCGTCGCCCTGCATCCCTCGGAACTGCAGCAATGTTCGCGCGTGATCGGCGTTGTTTCAGGCGAGGAGAAGGTCTGGCCGATCCGCTCGGTCCTCAATGGCAACTATCTCAATTCACTTATTCTGGACGAGGACACCGCCAGTGAGGTCCTTGCAACCATGGAAGGCAAGCAAGATGTCGCATGA
- a CDS encoding substrate-binding domain-containing protein — MTAAPAAANGLKCEPGETYIMNVMVSGHPYWVPVYQGFKQAAEAFGCETIFSGTPDYDITKQIASFEQDMVKQPAGILLHPMQSDPFIEPINRAMENGTEIVTFAADSPKSNRTAYITSDNLAEAKFAAEEIVSQVGDSAEYAVLENPGQSNHDLRVTALISYMEENYPNMKLVGRQATNQDSNAAYRATGSILQANPNLAALWIPEAGSAEGAVAAVLEAEAKVLIMHADVTPTTLEHIKAGNIHMALNPNQGMQGFMGFMATFLAAHSDVFDPFNDYKVSGYNPVQIPYVDNGFAVITKENADSFDLNVYMEGRDPS; from the coding sequence ATGACTGCAGCACCGGCGGCTGCAAATGGTTTGAAATGCGAGCCGGGCGAAACCTACATCATGAATGTGATGGTCTCGGGCCATCCTTACTGGGTGCCGGTCTATCAGGGCTTCAAGCAGGCAGCCGAAGCGTTCGGTTGCGAGACCATCTTTTCCGGCACGCCGGACTACGACATCACCAAGCAGATTGCCTCCTTCGAACAGGACATGGTGAAGCAGCCGGCTGGTATCCTGCTGCACCCGATGCAGTCGGATCCGTTCATCGAGCCGATCAACCGCGCCATGGAGAACGGCACCGAGATCGTTACTTTTGCGGCGGATTCGCCGAAATCCAACCGCACCGCCTACATCACTTCCGACAACCTGGCCGAAGCCAAGTTCGCCGCAGAGGAGATCGTCAGCCAGGTGGGCGACAGTGCCGAATATGCGGTTCTGGAGAATCCGGGCCAGTCCAATCACGATCTTCGGGTCACGGCGCTCATTTCCTATATGGAAGAGAATTACCCGAACATGAAGCTGGTCGGCCGGCAGGCCACCAACCAGGACAGCAACGCCGCCTACCGGGCAACCGGCTCGATCCTGCAGGCCAACCCGAACCTGGCAGCACTCTGGATTCCGGAAGCCGGTTCCGCGGAAGGGGCCGTTGCAGCAGTGCTGGAGGCTGAAGCCAAAGTATTGATCATGCACGCCGATGTCACGCCGACCACGCTGGAACACATCAAGGCCGGCAACATCCACATGGCGCTCAATCCGAACCAGGGCATGCAGGGTTTCATGGGGTTCATGGCCACCTTTCTGGCAGCGCATTCCGACGTGTTCGACCCCTTCAACGACTACAAGGTCTCCGGCTATAACCCGGTGCAGATCCCTTACGTTGACAACGGCTTTGCCGTGATCACCAAGGAGAACGCCGACAGCTTCGACCTCAATGTCTACATGGAAGGCCGCGATCCCAGCTGA
- a CDS encoding aldo/keto reductase, translating to MSHEMLTREIGRSGIKASAIGLGTWAIGGWMWGGTDEARSIYAIRASIDEGVTLIDTAPAYGQGVAEEIVGKAIRGRRDQVVLATKCGLVWHTQKGNHFFDYDGAPVHRYLGKDAIIYEVEQSLKRLGTETIDHYITHWQDPTTPIDETMEALESLKSQGKIRSIGASNTSADDVRAYVAAGQLDAIQEEYSMVKRDIEATLIPLCRQNGVSVLSYSSLALGLLTGKVGPDRTFDGDDQRKDNPRFSIENRQKVALLMEVIEPIAAAHNATKAQVVIAWTLQQPGITFSLCGARNPDQAAENAKAGRLRLTTEEIDVIGAAAAVHLTELAA from the coding sequence ATGTCGCATGAAATGTTGACGCGCGAAATCGGTCGATCCGGCATCAAGGCGTCGGCCATCGGGCTCGGAACCTGGGCCATCGGTGGCTGGATGTGGGGCGGGACGGATGAAGCCCGTTCGATCTACGCCATCCGGGCCTCCATTGATGAAGGCGTGACCCTGATCGATACCGCGCCGGCCTATGGCCAGGGCGTTGCCGAAGAGATCGTCGGCAAGGCGATCAGGGGCCGCCGCGACCAGGTGGTCCTTGCCACCAAATGCGGCCTCGTCTGGCACACGCAAAAGGGCAATCACTTTTTCGACTATGACGGCGCGCCGGTGCACCGCTATCTCGGCAAGGACGCAATCATCTACGAGGTCGAGCAGAGCCTGAAGCGGCTCGGTACGGAAACAATCGACCACTACATCACGCATTGGCAGGACCCAACGACCCCGATCGACGAAACCATGGAGGCACTGGAGAGCTTGAAATCCCAAGGCAAGATCCGGTCGATCGGCGCCAGCAACACGTCCGCGGATGACGTGAGGGCCTACGTGGCGGCCGGGCAGCTCGACGCCATCCAGGAAGAATATTCGATGGTCAAACGGGACATTGAAGCAACCTTGATCCCGCTGTGCCGGCAGAACGGGGTGTCCGTGCTGAGCTATTCCTCGCTGGCGCTTGGACTTCTCACCGGCAAGGTCGGACCGGACCGCACGTTCGACGGAGACGACCAGCGCAAGGACAATCCGCGTTTTTCCATCGAAAACCGGCAGAAAGTCGCCTTGCTGATGGAGGTGATCGAACCCATCGCCGCGGCCCATAACGCCACCAAGGCGCAGGTGGTTATTGCCTGGACGCTGCAACAACCGGGCATCACCTTCTCGCTCTGCGGGGCGCGGAACCCGGACCAGGCGGCCGAAAACGCCAAGGCCGGACGGCTGCGTCTGACAACGGAAGAGATCGACGTCATCGGCGCGGCCGCTGCTGTCCACCTGACTGAGCTCGCCGCTTAA
- a CDS encoding glycerol-3-phosphate dehydrogenase/oxidase, with protein sequence MSAERQTIWDRIARDGAFDAVIVGGGINGIGVYRDLALQGLKVLLIEKNDFCSGCSAAPSRMIHGGLRYLENGEFDLVRESLRERDALLVNAPHLVHPLPTVIPITSYLSGLLNSAASFLGVSGKPANRGALPIKLGLTLYDWVTRKRRLLPKHRFDGASATRIRWPKLTNAIRCSATYHDAWISQPERLGLELLKDAVERAPDCAVLNYACLKPEGNGYCVEDGLTGQALPVAPKIIVNATGAWLDDAIDELSGNTGHDALVSGTKGSHLVLDNAELEAALGGHMVYFENSDGRVCIVFPFFGKVLAGSTDIRVASARRVRCEPEEEAYILDSLRLVFPDLAFGAEDIVFSYSGIRPLPKSDHDFTGRISRGHFTQRLEGAVPQICMIGGKWTTFRAFAEQTTDEVLAALGHTRKTGTLELPIGGGRNFPQAAAILERDLVSSFGIDQKRAAYCAATYGTAAREVLAFCQARDDDTRLGATSEITEAEIAWLASSEWVVTLADIVLRRTTLAIRGQLSLELVDRLAEIVAAELGWSVEDMARQRRTLIDELETYHGVSLEAPQNEEISRSRICV encoded by the coding sequence ATGTCCGCAGAACGGCAGACCATATGGGACCGGATAGCCCGCGACGGTGCATTCGACGCAGTCATTGTCGGCGGCGGCATCAACGGCATCGGCGTCTATCGCGATCTGGCGCTGCAGGGGCTGAAAGTGCTTCTCATTGAGAAAAATGACTTCTGTTCCGGTTGCAGCGCCGCGCCGTCGCGCATGATCCATGGCGGTTTGCGATATCTGGAGAACGGCGAATTCGATCTTGTGCGAGAGTCCTTGCGGGAACGCGACGCGTTGCTGGTCAACGCGCCGCATCTGGTGCACCCGTTGCCGACAGTCATCCCGATCACGTCCTATTTGTCCGGGCTGTTGAACAGCGCAGCGAGTTTTCTCGGTGTGTCCGGCAAACCCGCCAACAGGGGAGCCTTGCCGATCAAGCTCGGCCTGACGCTCTATGACTGGGTGACGCGCAAGCGCCGTTTGTTGCCGAAACACAGGTTCGACGGTGCATCGGCCACGCGTATAAGGTGGCCGAAACTGACCAATGCGATCCGCTGCTCAGCGACCTACCACGACGCCTGGATCAGCCAACCGGAACGTCTCGGCCTTGAATTGCTCAAAGATGCCGTGGAGCGCGCGCCGGACTGTGCCGTCCTCAACTATGCCTGCCTGAAACCCGAGGGGAACGGCTATTGCGTTGAAGACGGACTGACCGGCCAGGCCCTGCCGGTTGCGCCCAAAATCATTGTCAACGCAACCGGCGCCTGGCTGGATGATGCGATTGACGAACTTTCGGGCAATACCGGCCACGATGCGCTGGTCTCCGGCACAAAGGGCTCGCATCTCGTTCTGGACAATGCGGAGCTTGAAGCCGCGCTTGGCGGTCATATGGTCTATTTCGAAAATTCAGATGGCCGGGTTTGCATTGTCTTTCCGTTTTTCGGCAAGGTACTTGCCGGATCGACGGACATTCGGGTGGCGTCTGCGCGCCGTGTGCGCTGTGAGCCGGAGGAGGAGGCCTATATTCTGGACTCGCTCCGGCTGGTGTTTCCCGATCTTGCGTTCGGCGCCGAAGACATTGTCTTCAGCTATAGCGGCATTCGCCCCCTTCCAAAGAGCGATCACGATTTCACTGGCCGGATCTCCCGCGGACATTTCACGCAGCGCCTTGAGGGGGCGGTGCCGCAGATCTGCATGATCGGCGGCAAGTGGACGACCTTCCGCGCCTTTGCCGAGCAGACTACTGATGAGGTTCTGGCGGCCCTCGGCCACACACGCAAGACCGGGACGCTCGAATTGCCCATCGGTGGCGGCAGGAACTTCCCCCAGGCGGCCGCGATCCTGGAACGGGATCTCGTTTCCAGTTTCGGCATTGACCAGAAGCGGGCAGCGTATTGCGCTGCGACCTATGGCACGGCGGCACGGGAAGTTCTCGCCTTCTGCCAGGCCCGTGACGATGACACCCGACTGGGCGCAACGAGCGAAATCACCGAAGCAGAGATCGCCTGGCTGGCCAGCAGCGAATGGGTCGTCACACTTGCCGACATCGTGCTGCGCCGGACGACTCTGGCGATCCGGGGCCAGCTCAGCCTGGAGTTGGTCGACAGGCTGGCAGAGATCGTCGCGGCAGAGCTGGGGTGGTCCGTCGAAGACATGGCCCGTCAGCGCAGAACCCTCATAGACGAGCTTGAAACCTATCACGGCGTCTCTCTTGAAGCGCCGCAGAACGAAGAAATCAGCAGGAGCAGAATATGCGTTTGA
- a CDS encoding sugar ABC transporter ATP-binding protein, with the protein MTDDVILKISNLSKSFGPVHALKGVDFELRRGEIHALAGENGAGKSTLMNVIDGILQPDSGEIAFDGAPVKITSPAMAQKLGVGFVHQEIALCPDVSVAENIFMATTNTSRSLLMNYQALEIKAADVLGELVDINPATLVRDLSISHQQLVEIAKALTLDCRVLILDEPTAALTEKEAQILFRIMRRLADKGISIIYISHRMVEIFDNCDRVSVFRDGQHVTTRNVAEITPDDVVNAMVGRVIDELYPRKQSEAERSDEIILDVRNLSERTRFKDVSFQLKKGEILGLAGLIGAGRSEIVKGICRLEGEVSGEVMLNGTPLALASYQDSIAEGIVYLSEDRKGDGVFLDMPIAGNVSALKPEQVANGLGLIVRQKEEAQAETLGTRLNLKYGALSDPVSSLSGGNQQKVAIAKMLSVNPKLIFLDEPTRGVDVGAKAEIHRILRNLAASGVGILVISSELPELIGVCDRVLVVREGRISGEVRGTEMTEENIMHLASVGAQAAIQ; encoded by the coding sequence ATGACCGACGATGTGATCCTCAAGATCTCCAATCTTTCGAAGTCCTTTGGGCCTGTCCATGCCCTGAAAGGTGTCGACTTCGAACTGCGCCGCGGCGAGATCCACGCGCTTGCAGGAGAAAACGGTGCCGGCAAGTCGACGCTGATGAATGTGATCGACGGCATCCTGCAGCCCGACAGCGGCGAGATCGCTTTCGACGGGGCGCCCGTCAAGATCACCTCTCCGGCCATGGCCCAGAAGCTGGGCGTGGGCTTCGTGCACCAGGAAATCGCGCTCTGTCCGGATGTGTCCGTTGCAGAAAACATCTTCATGGCAACGACCAACACAAGCCGCTCGCTGCTGATGAACTATCAGGCGCTGGAAATAAAGGCCGCCGATGTGCTTGGCGAACTTGTCGACATCAACCCGGCAACCCTGGTGCGGGATCTTTCCATCTCTCATCAGCAGCTTGTCGAGATCGCCAAGGCGCTGACGCTCGACTGCCGGGTGCTGATCCTGGATGAACCAACCGCTGCGCTGACGGAAAAGGAGGCGCAGATACTGTTCAGGATCATGCGCCGGCTCGCCGACAAGGGCATTTCGATCATCTACATTTCGCACCGCATGGTCGAGATTTTCGACAATTGCGACCGGGTGTCCGTCTTCCGGGACGGCCAACACGTCACCACACGCAACGTCGCCGAGATCACACCGGATGATGTCGTCAACGCCATGGTCGGGCGGGTCATTGATGAGCTGTATCCGCGCAAGCAATCCGAGGCCGAGCGGTCGGACGAAATCATTCTGGATGTGCGTAATCTCAGTGAGCGGACCAGGTTCAAGGATGTGTCGTTTCAACTGAAGAAAGGTGAAATCCTGGGGCTTGCCGGCTTGATCGGGGCAGGGCGGAGCGAAATCGTCAAGGGCATCTGCCGGCTCGAGGGCGAGGTCAGCGGCGAGGTGATGCTGAACGGCACGCCGCTTGCTCTCGCCAGCTACCAGGACAGTATTGCGGAGGGCATTGTCTATCTCTCCGAGGATCGCAAGGGCGACGGTGTCTTTCTGGACATGCCGATCGCCGGAAATGTATCCGCCCTGAAACCGGAGCAGGTGGCCAACGGCCTGGGCCTGATCGTCCGGCAGAAGGAAGAGGCGCAGGCCGAGACACTTGGAACACGGCTCAATCTCAAATACGGCGCCTTGTCCGATCCGGTGTCGTCGCTGTCCGGCGGCAACCAGCAGAAGGTGGCGATCGCGAAGATGCTGTCAGTCAATCCCAAGCTGATCTTCCTGGACGAACCGACCCGGGGTGTCGATGTCGGTGCAAAGGCGGAAATTCATCGCATTCTCAGGAACCTTGCCGCAAGCGGTGTCGGCATCCTGGTCATCTCCTCCGAATTGCCGGAACTGATCGGTGTCTGCGACCGCGTGCTCGTGGTGCGCGAAGGCCGCATCAGCGGTGAAGTCCGGGGAACCGAAATGACTGAAGAAAACATCATGCACCTGGCGTCGGTCGGCGCCCAGGCAGCCATACAATAA
- a CDS encoding ABC transporter permease yields the protein MEDAVSLAGAPENKSPEASPIRRLLRMRETGLIAIILVLFIVMSFASPYFLTWVNMRAMVMAFAVEGIVVVGMTILLISGGIDLSVGSVTALAMVIAGWLFLNGVDPWVASAISIAACTGIGAFMGFFVTRVGLHHFIVSLAVMVIARGACLLGTGGRPLGLFTLPPEFKFIGQGSIGPIPVVILIFLVVVIGFDFMLRRTTLFRKVFYTGSNEKAAAYSGIRTKRVIFFTTTLCSALCGIAGIIYMARFGSAQPTFGIGMELNVIAAAVIGGASLKGGSGTIFGAILGAVLLSVVSSSLALLDVSVYWQDIIRGSILLAAVSIDHYLVKKRA from the coding sequence ATGGAAGACGCTGTCTCGCTGGCGGGCGCACCAGAGAACAAATCGCCGGAGGCGTCCCCAATACGCCGCCTCCTGCGGATGCGCGAGACCGGGCTGATCGCCATCATTCTGGTGCTGTTCATCGTGATGTCCTTCGCCTCACCCTACTTTCTGACCTGGGTGAACATGCGCGCCATGGTGATGGCCTTCGCCGTTGAAGGGATCGTGGTGGTCGGCATGACCATCCTGCTGATTTCGGGCGGCATCGATCTCTCCGTCGGCTCTGTCACGGCACTGGCCATGGTGATCGCCGGCTGGCTGTTCCTGAACGGTGTCGATCCGTGGGTGGCCTCCGCGATCTCGATTGCCGCCTGCACCGGTATCGGCGCGTTCATGGGCTTTTTTGTCACCCGTGTCGGCCTGCACCACTTCATTGTGTCGCTGGCCGTCATGGTGATCGCCCGCGGGGCCTGTCTTCTTGGAACGGGCGGGCGCCCACTCGGCCTCTTCACGCTGCCGCCGGAGTTCAAGTTCATCGGTCAGGGCTCGATCGGGCCGATCCCGGTGGTCATCCTGATTTTTCTGGTGGTGGTGATCGGCTTCGACTTCATGCTGCGGCGAACCACGCTGTTCCGCAAGGTGTTCTACACCGGTTCCAACGAGAAGGCCGCCGCCTATTCCGGGATCCGGACCAAGCGGGTGATCTTCTTCACCACCACGCTGTGCTCCGCGCTCTGTGGCATTGCCGGGATCATCTACATGGCCCGTTTCGGGTCCGCGCAACCCACTTTCGGCATCGGCATGGAGCTGAATGTGATTGCAGCGGCCGTGATCGGTGGTGCCAGTCTCAAGGGCGGCTCGGGAACCATTTTCGGCGCGATTTTGGGTGCGGTGCTGCTCTCCGTTGTCTCCAGTTCGCTCGCCCTTCTGGATGTCTCGGTCTACTGGCAGGACATCATCCGCGGGTCGATCCTGCTCGCCGCTGTTTCCATCGACCACTATCTGGTCAAGAAGCGCGCCTGA